The genomic DNA gggacaaaaatatgaaatgtaGAACAAAGCTATTATGCGTTAATGATGAACTGCCAGGTTCGAGGAAAACCGTACAGTAGTTATtcataaacacattaaaatgttCCACTAACCTTGAGGCTCTTGGGCTGCTGCCGGACCTCCATGACATGCTTCCGgcgcagctctctctctctgcgcttGTTGTACTCCAGCTGGTTGGTGAGCTCGGTCTGGTGCTGCAGACGGATGAGCTCGGTCCTCATTTTGTGGATGGTGCCCAGTTGTCTTACCTCCAGCTCCTGCATCGACTCGTGGTGACGCAGCAGCATGGCGTGCTCCAGGTCCTTCTGCGTCTGACGCTTATTCAGCTCCTGtgttagagggaaaaaaatgttttttctcacGATAAAAGGCTGTTATTATTTCTGTACGGTTATATGATTAATGTCGAGGCTACAGTAGATGCCTGACGTACTTCTCGCACGAGGTCCTGCTCTACATTGTGTTTGGCGATGAGAATACGGCGTTTGAAGCGGCGGCACTCGAGCTCTAGGTACTGCCGCTGCCGGCGGAGCAGGTTGGCTTCTTCCTCAGCTTGGAAGTGCTGGATGTTCTCCTTCTGCTTGGACAGCCATTCTTGCTTCTCTTTCTTGGGGGTGGACTGGTTCTCGTTTAACTCCTGCGCACAATGTGAAGGAGACGGTGCGATGCCTTAAACAAGACTGCACAAAAATCTTTTTAGCATTTCACAGCaacaatttttatattattatggatggggtttcattttaaaaacctgTTTCCTTCACCCTTTAAACCtgtcttaaataataatttactgaATAATTCCTCAATCTTTTACAGCCCTGTTTTTCAAATTTcttcatctttattttctttttttttttgcctgttccctttcaggagtcgccacagccaatcatctgcctccatctaactctatcctctgcgtcctcttctctcacaccgactaacttcatgtcctctctcactgcatccataaatctcctctttggtcttcctcctgcctggcagttcaaaccttaACCTcattctaccaatatattcacaatctctcctccaAACCAACTCAATCTGGCCTCACTGACTTTATCTTCCAGatcatctaacatgggttgtctttctgatggactcattcttgatcctatccatcctagtcactcccaaagagaacctcaacatcatCACCATCTCCGCTACTTCcaactcttttatttatttatttataataataataataattattattattattataaatgtgagCTCAttacaacaaccacaacaacaataGCGAGTTTCACTCCAGCCAAGACACACTAACAGATCTTGTCTGTCTTTAACATCCACATATTACTTCAGAGACCAATGGAACATTTTTATAGATCGTCATGAAAACCTGAAAGGTAGGgttttccccccccccccccccctcacacaATTTAGtgcatattgcttttttttaatccagtggCTCTTTCATCACTCTGGTACGGCTCCCTCTGGCTTTGGAAAGTAAATAAtgagtatttaaattaaatgtgtttcattttattagttttttttaaacataattctaaatttaaagattatggtgatcttgtaacatttaaataaaacacgttttattttttgttgctcAAATATGCGTCACAACCACTGATGTGCGACAACCCCCTGTTGTTTTTAAGTTCTTCTTCCTATTTTATAAATACGAGGAGGACTCAAATAGACGTtcagtattttgtttaaaagtaaCCTTCGACCCAGCGTCTTTTTTGtcgaaatgtttttgttgcatgcaAAAATTTAATTTCGTTTTCTCTATAGCAGTTCATCGATATCATAAATTAAAGACACTACACTGTAGGTCCTTCATATGTagcataaaggtaaaaaaaaaaaaaagtgttttatggCTCCCGGTGTTTTCTTTCCTGTGGAAATTATGTCCGAATGGCTCTTTGAGTGTTTATGGTTCCCGACCTCTATCTTAGACCATCTGCAGCAGCGCAACTGAACTTTTAATGCGTCACTCTGTGAAAGTGTTAAGTCAAACCTCTTTCAGTTGCTCCTTGCGTAGTTTATACTCTCGTTTCTGCGATTCGAGAAAGCTACTCAGCTCTTTCTTCTGCTGGACCTGGATGTGCTGTTGGAACTTCTTCTCGTCGTTGGCGAAGGACTTGGcctttaaaacacaaacacatacaaatgTGTATTGATCTCACGTGACACGTCCGTAAACTGAGATATTTGTTTTTGTAGGAATCCCCATGCTTTACATCTTTCTCCATGGATGCTTGGTGCTTCTTGACCAGTTTCTCGATCTCGGCTGCGAAACTGTTCCGCTGAGTCTCCAGCTCCTTGTCCAGCTTCAGCCTGTGCTCATCCATCTCGGCCTTCAGCTTGTTCTCCAGGGCCATCAGGTGCTTCTGGTGCTGACGTCTCATCCGCTTATAGCCGGACATCTGCTCTCGTAACTCGGAGTCCTGCTCGTGTTCCTGCATCTGCCGCGTCACCTGAAGAGAGCAGAGACCTAGTCAGCTACGCCTCGAACAAACATCTCCCCAATTTAAATAATCGAGAACACTATAGAACATTCAAGCTCctcattatttaattatgacTAAATCCACTCCCAGAATGAGTGAACGAGGTGAGCTGAGCTGAACAGTGACTCACTAGCGAGGCTGTGCGGATGGTGGCGAAGTGCTCGCGGTTGCGGTGGTATTTGCGCGGGGGCGGCTGTGCCGAGGCTGCCTGGGGCTCGGGGGGATGACTGCGTGCCTCCGGGTCATCTCGGTAAacctcttcctcttcctgtcGTACACCAAAGTGAAGTAATAACCAGACTTACTAGCATCCACAACTACATGACTACACAAGTGATTATTTGAGACGGGAAATGATTCATTAACACAGAACTGAAAAGCTGCACGCGAACATACAGGCTTGAGGTGTATGACAGAGCTGTTGGACATGACGGTGTGGTCTCCTTCCATCAGGTCCAGGTCACTCTTATCGTCCGCAGCGTCAGGAAGGCTGTTCACGGAGCTGCTCTGAGAGCTGGCGCTGATGGACATGCTGGGAATGGACTGGTTACTCCCTACGCTGTTCACTGTGCCTGTACGTCCGGCCCCGTGGTCGGGCTCCTGCATGGACAAGCACACACAATCATCATGAGATCCTAAAATCTAAGCAGCCTTTCATAGAGAAACTTATTGGAAATGCTTAACTATGTGCACGATCCTGACCTCATCTCCCTCTGGGGTCTCAATAGCGGGCCCGTTGTGGGCCTCCTGAAAGAGGATCTTCTTCATCTTGCGGTACTGCAGGTTGTCCAGCTCCCGGACCGCGTCTTTGGTCCGCATGATCAGGTCAATCAGGACAGTCTCTGGTCTCTCACGCTGAACGAATGCATGCTGTGTGCAAAGAAAGTAAGTCAAATAGTCAAACGACTAAATAGTACTACTTAATAGTTGCTATAATGCATATGGCAGGCATTAGGTGGATAAATAGTATTAAGTTTGTGTGACAAGTTTAGGAACTTGGGAAGGAGAACTATTGATGTGCTAAACTAATAGAAAGTCTTgttattggggggggggggggaagagatCTGAAATGCTACTGTATATTGGGATGAGATcaactgattttattattgtatgtcaaatgaaaaacataaattGGTGCACCACCAGTCTTAGATAATCAGTGCAAACAGCAAATAATTAAATCACTTGTGACTAAATTactcatcacatcacattatacagtattcgaccaaaatgtacagtaatgaaACTCCAACGCGCATTTGCGTTCAACGACGGGGCAAAGCTCCAGATGCACGTGTTTCCAGTAATGAAAaggaagttgtgttgtgcagttgttGTTATAAATGGGTCTCTCGGCGGAGAAAAACATATTCATAGTTGAGTATTATTTCCGCTCATACGAAAGTGGTCGTGTCATCATCAAGCAGCGAGGCCGCTGCATACACACCTTAAACTCTTACATTACACATACCCTGGTAAACCAACACGCAAATAGTGTgtgtattcattttatttcatgagAAATAACCTCACAGATTTATGTTGTtcgttatttaatttttttcagtacTTGCCACATACTGTGTTAATTACTGCCTAATCACGATTTAGTAgaactaagtaaaaaaaatttttagttttatgaGCAGTGTTCACCTGTAGCAGGTCATCTGATTGCGGTCTGTCTTGGGGGATTTTCTGAAGACAAGAGTCAACGAAATTTCTAAAGTAATCCGTCCTGGGAAACAGAAAACAAAGCATTACAGTTTTTCACGTTCAGCTTTGTTCAGACGTTCGTGTATTGCTGGTGCATCACAGACTATTAGTGATTTATGTGCATTATGGAGACTCACCATTCACTAGACTGGAGAGTTGGGCTCTCGTTCTGCGCTATATGATATAAGGCACTCATTGCGTTCATATTGAACAGAGGAGGCTTCCTCTCAGCTGcaagagaagaaaataagaTCGATGAAATTTACTCTAAACTTacattactgtatgtagaaCTGTAAAGCTAGGAACCATCTTACCTAGTTCTATACAGGTGATCCCAAGGGACCAGACGTCTACCTTTCCATCATACTGTCCCTCATCCATAGCCAGAATCACCTCTGGAGCCATCCTGGAGGGAGAAAGGAGGAGCGAGACGAGGCATCAGAAACGGTGCGTTCAGATAGTGATGGTTTAATCAGATGGACATGATCTGATCTATGCTCACCAATATGGCGTCCCTACAAAAGAATTGGCCGGAGAAGCGATGGAGGCAGAACCGAAATCTGCCAGTTTGACCTGGCCAGGTTCAGTCAGCAGGATGTTCCCAGCTTTGATATCCCTGAGAAGTAAAAGATAAGACTGTaagggattattttttttaagtgggcgGTTATACAAAAACATGGAAGCAGAAAGAGATATCTCCATTATCTTCGCCTGTATGAGGTTAGTGTTCAAAATACTTCTATATTTAACTAAATTCGAGTTTAAACAGGAAGCGGTTGTGATCTGGATTGGAAGAAACGATTTTCCCCGGGAAACtctaaaaataaagcaaattctAACAACAAATAGCATTCCGCAGACCATAACAATAGTCAACTCTTGAACTTCTTCATGTTTAGAACTGATCTCAGCCAGttgcagaaattttttttgattaatcatGACCGTTCTGGAAGGTCTGTGGTCATAAAGTATCATTTTTCAAAACCTCAGATCAGAACAAGTATTTTCTACGATTGCACCGGGTTAGGATCAAATTCGGACCTTGTTTCTAGTCAAACTCAGCATTTAAAGGAGacttattatacttttttttatttttgtactggCCAGGGCTTAAAAAAGCAAATCAGATTTCCTTACTTTTGTAACCTCATATGCTCAGCTCAACTGCTGCCATCTTAACCTGTCTTCTGCTAACCTTCTTTATCTTTAAGTTAACTATTTGTTATAACTATTCTcccctttttttggggggtggaAAAACCTTAAAATGGGTGGGAGAAGCTTGATAAGGTTCTGAACATTGGACGTTTCCAAATCCTGCGTTCTAATTGGTTAGAAAAATGCACTTCatcaaagttaatttaaaaGCTACAGACAGTGAAACAGCCTGACTGTAAAAGGAGTGGAAGAGAATAAACATCAACCAGCCAGAATGCAGGAACTGAGTTGCATTGCAGCTGGAGAGCGTTATAAGACTAGTGAcaacttgtttaaaaatgagTACGATACGGGACCTTTAATTCCAATACCTAGATGATTTTTCCTAAACCTTTCCTAGACCTTTCTTTAATAATGACGCACTGTAAACTTTCTAGgaaggagttaaaaaaaaaagaaatgaaatccGCACCTACTATTTGTATCAGAATTTATTAAGAAGACATTCTATGTCTAATTCTAATAATGCATTCTTGTTCGGTTGCATCCCCAAGGCTCACTCACCTGTGAATCATGTTATGAGAGTGAAGGTAGGCAAGCCCCTGCAAAGCACCATGGGTAATAGCTGCAATCTCGATTTCCTGAAGGGGCTTTTTGTGGACTGGAAAATAGAAACGTAAAAGGAAAAGTGAATccaaaaattaaaatgtgacaGAAAGTACAGCATGTACaacttttaaatactgtatgttcaggATGGCGGAGAAATCGTTCGAAATCCGTGTTTCACATTGTTTTAGAGGTTTACCTTCAAGGAGGTCGGAAGCTGAACCCAAACAGTACTCCATTACGAGCTGAAAAAGAGAATGaggataaacatacagtacttagaGGTTAATGTAGAAGAATGAGGATGTCTGTGTGCTAAAGAAGGAGAGGGAGGAAGATAAAGGAGTGTTTACCCATGCTGTGTGTTCCCGTAGGTAGCATCCTTTATACTCTATGCTGTTCGGGTGTTGTATTCGCTGAAGGAATTTCACTTCTTTAATGATATCCTGCCATTTCTGATAGGAAACGAAAACAATAAAATCACTACACTAAACATTTCTAGTTGATATTAATACACTGctagcaaaagaaagaaaaatctgataaaaaaaaaaaaaaaaaaaaacaggctacaCCACCTGTACCAGCCTGCCACTGGTCCAGGAATAACATAAACAGAAAAGCAATGATGAGAAATGCAATTCATTCCGTTTTACTTATCAGCAAATCtgttgacatactgtacaccgtctcacccaaaaaaaaaagttacgcTTTAGGAAGGGTCAAACTAacggcctgcatcaagcaaagaaaacaactgaggGGAAGGGATTggaatgactggaattgggttataAACTGTCTGACACATCCTGTGTAATAAAACCTttgtggaaaagaaaaacaaatcatgaACGGAGATCACTTACACATTTGTTGTTTAAGTTTCAGTATGAACGTAataacgttatgtggcaataaagcgaagtcagctgacgacctaaatgtactgaatcaccagggcATCATATCTATGAATCAAACCAAAACCTAgtgtgtgcaactttttttttttgggccaggCCACCATAATGCCGAAATGAATTGTTTCTTGAACACCATACACCTGACTGCACAGGGTCCAGAGTTAACGTGCCGGAGCTCACTAATTGTACAAATCCCGGCAGGTTTGCTGTAACgggttttaaatgtgttttgacGAAAAGATAAAACGGAGACAGAAAGAACTGCGTAAAGCTGAAAACTGTCATTCTTTATGAGTTTATATTTAGATTGTAAAAAAGCCCAAACTTACTCACCTCATTGGATTGTTTTCCACTGTAGGACATCTTCTTAATGGCCACCACCTCTGCGGTCCGCACATCACGTGCCTGCAGCCAGACAaaggttaaacaaacaaacaaacaaatgaataagtAATCTGAAAACTGGTATACAACTACAGCTGAGTATAATAATAACCATATGATTGTAAAGTATAAAGTCCAGTGTACGTTTTAAGGTCTTTTGTTTTCATAAAACATACAGCGGAAAGTGCCGTCTAGGCtcttccacaaacacacacacacaccctcacatgtTGGCTAGTATCGCGGTAATGGAGGGCTCTCAAAGAGTAACAACAATCCATCCCACCCAGAGAGATGAGCACAACCAGCTTTTCTCTTTTGCCTCCCGCCCGTAGATCCTGATCAAAATCTACCATGATTCAGCAAAAATTGTATTGTTCATTCCCTTTGGAAGCATTAAATTTAGGGTTGACAATAATGATTAGTTGTTACTCAATTCCAAGCCATTAAGAATTTCATGTATGGttgttttgcattatatttaTCCACAGCTCACATAGCTATTAAGATGCACTCGcgcacaaaaaacaaaacaatttaagcAAACGTGCCCAAATAGACATTGTGCGTACTTCTAAATGTATATAGTACTTGATTTTGTTCTTATGTATGTATATTCTTAAACAATTCaacaacagtaataaatgtttccCATTTCTTAAgccattaatatatatttttgtcatgGCAAATCAAATATTCTTGGCTTTTAAGTACATTAATTAAGCACTAAATCTAATATCCAGTTTTGTACAGGGAGTCCCAAGTTATGAACAAGTTCTATTCCGGGGGAATGCTCGTAAATCGGATTCGTTCAtatgtctgacaaagtgagttttTGTCTAAGTGGCCAAAAAGTGTCCATAAGAATGGTTTATCACGATTCATCACGAGTTTGTGGACTTTTGGATTAGTGATTATGTTTCCAATCTTTCCGCAGGGAAAAACTAAACATGTTTGTTACGGAAGCTCGCGGAACCTGCAGAACCTCGCGGAACGTTGGGACGGTCACTCGTCGCGAGAGTATAATGCAGAACCAAAATGCCAacctgtatgtttttttgtttgttttttttatttatggtatTCACCAACAGGATAGCTTTACAGGACCGGCATTTTCTATTgccattttcacacacatacactataccgGACATGATTTAGACATATAGAAAATTTtgtacattcacttacacattattatatgatattgtatataattgtaaatattatttttgtacaatattcATGAGCTaattctccattttttttttcagatcataTGAATTAAAACTTGGTAAGGTGATAAAGCAGGGTTTTTGCACCACTTACAAAATACACAGCTCCGAAGCTGCCATGTCCAATCTCGCGCAGGTCAGTAAAGAGTTTTTCAGGGTCTTCCTTAAAGAACAGCTCTGCGATCTCGGGGTCCTTGAGGTTCCCTGCCCTGCTGGTGGAGGGCATGCTGCGCTCGCAGGGGACTATCTGGCCGTGCGACTGCGACACGCAAGACCCCGATGATGACTCATCTGCCAGAGAGTGGCAGTGTGTGCATAGGGACCTGTGgcgaacacacacaaacacacacacacacacactattattaAAACACAAGGACGCAATCAACAACATCAATCTGTGGCTTAATCAAGCGTTTTAAAAGAATGCTGTTCTCAACGTCAGCCTCAGCACCAGAGGTACCGGGGCCTCCTCTTTTGCAGAACCAAAACTTTGGAAGTCACTTCTCCCAACATATTTGCTTTCTTGGATCctttacaaaattttaaattgcttttaAAACATATCTTTTTAATCTGGTCCACTCACTCTGGATTGTACTAAATGTTTTCACTAATGTCTGATATAGTTTTCGTCACTgtgtgtctttcttttctttcatgcCATTTTCCCCCCCAAATTATAAGTGTGTCCTCAAGGGTGCCATCAAatcaaatgttattattattaatattattattatctgagcACAACAGTCTCGCAAAGAATGAGAGCTAAGAATATAAGTCTTTAAGTGTAAGAGTGAGCCATCTCAGATGAACACAGACTTTCATCAGTAAAATTAGCTTTGTTTAACAGTCTAATAGTAATTAGCTCTCTTTTGAccatagaaataatcagatctgAGGAGTCAGATCAGACACAgcaatttttacctttttttttagattagatCCTAAAGTGTAAGGGGCGAGTCAGATCTAATACAGCGATGTGTGTGGGTGGAGTCAGATATGACACAGCAATTTCTACCTGACTGGATTAGATCCTAAAGTTCAGGGGGCGGAGTCAGACCTGATGCAGCAATTTCTACCTGAGCAGGTTAGATCCTAAAGTCTAGGAGGTGGAGACAGATCTAATACAGCAACTTCTGCCTGATGGGATTTGATCCTAAAGTCCATGGGGGGGCGAAGTCAGACCTGATACAGCAATTTCTAATTGATCGGATTAGATCCTAAAGTTCAGGGAAAGGAGTCATATCTGATACAGCAATTAGTTAGATCAGACCCAGATCCACCGCCTGGTACTGACCAAACAGTTTCCTTGTGGCTTTCTGAAAGTGAAAATTAATGGGTGAAATGATAATCAGTAATAACGTGACTGACAGATCCTGCAGCCTTTACATAAAGTACTTAAGTGCCAAAAGTTCAAGCTGTGTAGGGTAATCTTTAAGAGAGGAGTTTGTGGAAGAATGGACATACCATGAGCCCTGTAATCCTCTAAACCTCGCATAATGACCACAGGTTAGTCCAGGTGACGTGGGCTGTAtaacccgtgtgtgtgtgtgtgtgtggtgtctggcacagtagattgcctttaaaaaataactgcatGAATCCACAAATGAGGACATTTTTTCTGGCTGAACAGAGTGATCTGCTAAAACATGGTGAACGCCGGTAGTGAGTTAGCAGTCAGTCAGCTTATTACGACAGCAGCCTTGTGACGCAGACCTGCCGTCTGTCCGTGTTCATTATGCGGCTTTAAATGCATACGCATGGGACAAACGGAGCTTACAACATGCCTACAAGTCAGCTCTGTCATCTCACTCTGTTCATGTAACACTCGAGCCATTATACACTCCATGTGCTAATGTAGTAAAGAGGAGCCCTGGAATTAATAATGaatatctgtctgtgtgtgtgtgtgttggacacTAAAAGCATTTTCAGTGAGACATGTGAGTAGCTAAAGTCACAAGCCCGAGAGGGTGACtaccaaaaaaaacccaaaaacaaaacacaaacagtcCGAAATGTTCATGTGCTCTATTAGACTTGGGGGGGGCGGGGGATTAGGGAAATTTACTGAAGTGGATTTTTATTGCTGATGACTTGTTTAcccaacaacaaaacaaactgctttctttctatctatctttatacataaagaacacaaaaaactaaactataaatgaagaaaatgcatgaaattattatggCAAGCAAGATATGCTGAAATTGaggcattatttattattaattatgtcaCATCAAAAaacgaaaacaaagaaaaaagcaaaaaaacaatatatatataaggttaCAGgcgttgtataagcatttcactgcatatcgtactgtgtatgtgacaaataaaattgtaaaaaaatatttattcgaTGTGCTCACAGAAACCCCGGCAATTTTGCAGAAACCGCAAATATCCTCCAACATTTTTTAATAGCATTTTTCATTGCTATATACAATTTCTCATGCTTTTTGATGCTGAACTCTCACGAAGAATATAATTTACCAATTTTGTAccataaatattaacaaattcagccaaatttccatataaaatataattctgTATAATCTTTTTAGTACTGTAAAGACAACACAAAGCAACTGTAGGCTTGG from Clarias gariepinus isolate MV-2021 ecotype Netherlands chromosome 19, CGAR_prim_01v2, whole genome shotgun sequence includes the following:
- the taok1b gene encoding serine/threonine-protein kinase TAO1, translated to MPSTSRAGNLKDPEIAELFFKEDPEKLFTDLREIGHGSFGAVYFARDVRTAEVVAIKKMSYSGKQSNEKWQDIIKEVKFLQRIQHPNSIEYKGCYLREHTAWLVMEYCLGSASDLLEVHKKPLQEIEIAAITHGALQGLAYLHSHNMIHRDIKAGNILLTEPGQVKLADFGSASIASPANSFVGTPYWMAPEVILAMDEGQYDGKVDVWSLGITCIELAERKPPLFNMNAMSALYHIAQNESPTLQSSEWTDYFRNFVDSCLQKIPQDRPQSDDLLQHAFVQRERPETVLIDLIMRTKDAVRELDNLQYRKMKKILFQEAHNGPAIETPEGDEEPDHGAGRTGTVNSVGSNQSIPSMSISASSQSSSVNSLPDAADDKSDLDLMEGDHTVMSNSSVIHLKPEEEEVYRDDPEARSHPPEPQAASAQPPPRKYHRNREHFATIRTASLVTRQMQEHEQDSELREQMSGYKRMRRQHQKHLMALENKLKAEMDEHRLKLDKELETQRNSFAAEIEKLVKKHQASMEKDAKSFANDEKKFQQHIQVQQKKELSSFLESQKREYKLRKEQLKEELNENQSTPKKEKQEWLSKQKENIQHFQAEEEANLLRRQRQYLELECRRFKRRILIAKHNVEQDLVREELNKRQTQKDLEHAMLLRHHESMQELEVRQLGTIHKMRTELIRLQHQTELTNQLEYNKRRERELRRKHVMEVRQQPKSLKSKELQIKKQFQDTCKIQTRQYKALRNHLLETTPKSDHKAVLKRLKEEQTRKLAILAEQYDHSINDMLSTQALRLDEAQEAECQVLKMQLQQELELLNAYQSKIKMQTDAQHDRERKELEQRVSLRRALLEQKIEEEMVTLQNERSERIRSLLERQAREVEAFDSESMRLGFNNIVLSNMATSDSHSFPGAPGAWGSPHSAGSQAQGQGHWSSQHGHHHHHHHPHHQHHASQSGSIQQPWGHSGHSPWGHHGSGGSQRSSSGGGARNSPQASRRTSAGARSEQGMSRSASIASQISNGSHLSYT